A genome region from Hydrogenoanaerobacterium saccharovorans includes the following:
- a CDS encoding CorA family divalent cation transporter, producing the protein MIKLLLNNQLDQLSEYIGTRLVSNIRYGQVNKFECYPQLNLISFDWYDITDENAEPAQIVIYFTQENIFFLCEGERCLQHVGKLVSEEQPTNERILYTFFLELIKNDIDHLEALEERITETEDDLLTASKRECSREIIAFRRELLRLKKYYEQLNQIFEGLTENENGLIPSEDLRYFRILDSRIDRLFAHVLNLRDYVTQVREAYQAQIDIEQNSLMKIFTVVTAVFLPLTLIVGWYGMNLQIPEYSWNYGYPYVIILSIAVLVFCIAFFKRKKWF; encoded by the coding sequence ATGATTAAACTTTTGTTAAACAATCAGCTCGACCAACTGTCAGAGTATATCGGTACGCGGTTAGTTAGCAACATTCGCTATGGGCAGGTTAACAAATTTGAATGTTATCCTCAGCTCAACTTAATATCGTTTGACTGGTATGATATTACGGATGAGAATGCTGAGCCGGCACAAATAGTAATATACTTTACGCAAGAAAACATCTTTTTTCTTTGTGAGGGAGAAAGATGCCTGCAACATGTCGGCAAATTGGTTAGTGAAGAGCAACCAACAAACGAAAGAATACTGTATACGTTTTTTTTGGAACTTATTAAAAACGACATCGACCATTTGGAGGCATTGGAAGAACGCATTACCGAAACGGAAGACGATTTGCTCACAGCATCCAAACGTGAATGCTCCAGAGAGATTATTGCTTTTCGTCGGGAACTTTTGAGGTTGAAAAAATACTACGAACAGCTGAACCAGATTTTTGAAGGGCTTACCGAAAACGAAAACGGGCTGATTCCATCGGAAGATTTGCGTTATTTTCGTATTTTAGACAGCAGAATTGACCGGCTATTTGCCCATGTGCTGAACTTGCGCGATTATGTTACTCAGGTACGCGAAGCTTATCAGGCACAAATTGATATAGAGCAAAACAGCTTGATGAAGATTTTTACGGTAGTTACCGCTGTATTTTTGCCGTTAACCCTGATTGTAGGCTGGTATGGTATGAATTTGCAAATTCCCGAATACTCTTGGAATTACGGCTATCCTTATGTTATTATACTAAGCATTGCTGTTTTGGTATTTTGTATTGCGTTTTTCAAACGAAAAAAATGGTTTTGA
- a CDS encoding NifB/NifX family molybdenum-iron cluster-binding protein, producing MKIAVTYENGEVFQHFGHTEQFKIYETNGGEIISSEVISTNGSGHSALAEFLKAKNVSVLICGGIGAGAKTALSEANIKLYGGVAGNADAKVKDFLCGTLCYNPNTECNHHEHHGDDCENHDHNCGHHCGTTK from the coding sequence ATGAAAATTGCAGTCACTTATGAAAACGGCGAGGTTTTTCAACATTTTGGGCATACCGAACAGTTTAAGATTTACGAAACAAACGGCGGCGAAATTATTTCATCCGAAGTTATATCCACCAACGGCAGCGGGCACAGTGCTCTCGCTGAATTTTTAAAAGCAAAAAATGTTTCTGTTCTGATCTGCGGGGGAATTGGCGCAGGGGCAAAAACCGCACTTTCCGAAGCAAATATTAAGCTTTATGGCGGCGTTGCGGGCAATGCCGATGCAAAAGTAAAAGATTTTTTATGCGGAACGCTTTGTTATAACCCCAATACAGAATGCAATCACCACGAGCACCATGGCGACGATTGCGAAAACCACGACCACAACTGCGGTCATCATTGCGGTACCACCAAATAA
- a CDS encoding imidazolonepropionase → MSKRKYTHIQELLPEIKEMIATGKTQREIAEHSGFKDKYVVKGLLKRERRKEAKIAAGIVPRPKGKPRKDVSLRDVLAEQAYEIERLKMENRLLRDFLQFTGRK, encoded by the coding sequence ATGTCTAAAAGAAAATACACACATATTCAGGAGCTTTTGCCTGAAATCAAAGAGATGATAGCAACAGGGAAAACGCAGCGAGAAATAGCAGAACATTCCGGTTTCAAGGATAAGTACGTAGTAAAAGGGCTGTTGAAGCGCGAACGCAGAAAAGAAGCAAAAATCGCTGCCGGAATTGTGCCGAGACCTAAAGGAAAACCGAGAAAAGATGTTTCATTAAGAGATGTATTGGCCGAACAGGCATATGAGATTGAACGCCTGAAAATGGAGAACAGGCTGCTGCGGGATTTTCTGCAATTCACAGGAAGGAAGTGA
- a CDS encoding sigma-70 family RNA polymerase sigma factor, producing the protein MFSALITLALGGLLYFALHVTNNGAFPRPLSPTEERECLEKIREGDNEAKNKLIEHNLRLVAHIIKKYYSSFKDQDDLISIGTIGLIKAASTFDYEKGARFATYASRCIENAILTVLTHPTTYSSSFCYSPCIL; encoded by the coding sequence ATGTTTTCCGCATTGATAACACTTGCCCTTGGGGGGCTTTTGTATTTTGCTTTACACGTTACAAACAACGGTGCTTTTCCTCGCCCCCTATCGCCTACGGAGGAACGCGAATGTCTTGAAAAAATAAGAGAGGGTGACAATGAAGCTAAAAACAAACTGATTGAACACAATCTGCGTCTTGTAGCACACATTATAAAAAAATACTATTCCAGCTTTAAAGACCAAGATGATTTGATATCGATCGGCACGATTGGGCTTATCAAGGCAGCCTCTACCTTCGATTATGAAAAGGGCGCCCGTTTTGCAACTTACGCTTCACGTTGTATAGAAAATGCAATCCTTACCGTGTTGACACATCCCACAACATATTCATCTTCTTTTTGCTATTCACCGTGCATTCTTTAA
- a CDS encoding methyl-accepting chemotaxis protein produces MKNIKIKTLIVAVIVIINFLIMCIGGTALYGIYTLANQTQTLYEQPHTNLVSVLLMRSEMAMVGSTLKDGMLYKSLDGTYIAETKINNSKKVIEGIIESLSGRAELNEDFDEFKTAYLAWSNSIDLVLENLKFAKYAQALNSMENEYSATTITLTEKTDILSEAMHDSAQNFYTKSQSVSKIVFLVMMAVWVISAAIIIIIMTMLKKSIETPISVVLKASKEVANGNLNSRIEYSSKNELGLLASTIQHTVDTINVYIKNISETMQLLAQGDLNASVDIDYIGDFASIKSSMNNIIESLNTTMSQINISSEQVSSGSEQVSNGAQALSQGATEQASSIEELSATINNISVQIKANAENTSSASSKASVVANEMMQSNQKMQDMIQAMSEISSSSREISKVIKTIDDIAFQTNILALNAAVEAARAGAAGKGFAVVADEVRNLASKSAEAAKETTVMIENSIAAVENGKKLADGAAQSLMLVVDGAVGVIDALDKISNATNEQATSITQVTQGVEQISNVVQTNSATAEESAAASEELSSQAQVLKQLVSKFKIKNNSIVDYSKEEDENIDENSMNEFYKVKKSSADKY; encoded by the coding sequence ATGAAAAACATTAAAATTAAAACATTAATCGTAGCCGTCATTGTCATTATAAATTTTCTTATAATGTGCATCGGGGGTACTGCTTTGTATGGTATCTATACGTTAGCAAACCAAACGCAAACACTTTATGAGCAACCCCATACCAATCTTGTATCTGTTTTGCTTATGCGCAGCGAAATGGCAATGGTCGGCAGCACTTTAAAAGACGGAATGCTTTATAAATCTCTGGATGGAACCTATATAGCAGAAACGAAAATTAATAATTCAAAAAAAGTTATTGAAGGCATTATAGAAAGTTTAAGTGGACGGGCAGAATTAAACGAAGATTTCGATGAGTTCAAAACTGCGTATTTGGCTTGGTCCAATTCCATTGATTTGGTACTTGAAAACTTAAAATTTGCCAAGTATGCTCAGGCACTTAATTCAATGGAAAATGAGTATAGTGCTACAACCATAACACTCACAGAGAAAACTGATATTCTTAGTGAAGCAATGCATGATAGCGCGCAAAATTTTTATACAAAATCGCAGAGCGTATCTAAGATAGTTTTTTTGGTAATGATGGCAGTGTGGGTAATTTCTGCAGCCATTATTATTATAATAATGACAATGCTTAAAAAGAGCATTGAAACCCCTATATCGGTTGTGCTGAAGGCATCCAAAGAAGTTGCCAACGGTAATTTAAACAGTAGGATCGAATACAGCTCAAAAAATGAACTGGGCTTGCTTGCGAGCACCATTCAGCATACCGTGGATACTATTAATGTCTATATCAAAAATATATCAGAAACGATGCAACTACTGGCGCAAGGCGATTTAAATGCATCGGTGGATATCGATTATATCGGAGATTTTGCATCTATTAAATCATCCATGAACAATATTATCGAATCGCTTAACACCACCATGTCTCAAATAAATATTTCTTCCGAACAGGTTTCAAGCGGGTCCGAGCAGGTATCCAATGGTGCACAGGCATTGTCGCAGGGTGCAACCGAACAGGCAAGCTCGATTGAAGAGTTATCCGCCACAATCAATAATATATCTGTTCAGATAAAAGCGAATGCAGAAAACACTTCTAGCGCAAGCAGTAAAGCAAGTGTGGTTGCCAACGAGATGATGCAGAGCAACCAAAAGATGCAGGATATGATTCAGGCGATGTCTGAAATCAGTTCTTCGTCAAGAGAAATAAGCAAGGTCATCAAAACAATCGACGATATTGCGTTCCAGACAAACATTCTTGCACTCAATGCTGCGGTAGAGGCAGCACGTGCGGGCGCCGCAGGGAAAGGTTTTGCGGTGGTAGCCGATGAGGTGCGCAACCTCGCATCCAAGAGTGCTGAAGCTGCGAAAGAAACTACTGTTATGATAGAAAACTCGATTGCAGCGGTAGAAAACGGCAAGAAGCTCGCAGACGGCGCGGCACAATCGTTGATGTTGGTGGTAGACGGTGCCGTTGGCGTAATCGATGCGCTGGATAAAATTTCGAATGCAACGAATGAGCAGGCTACCTCGATTACTCAGGTAACACAGGGTGTCGAGCAGATATCCAACGTAGTGCAAACCAACTCTGCAACTGCCGAAGAAAGCGCTGCGGCAAGCGAAGAATTAAGCAGCCAGGCGCAAGTGCTTAAGCAACTGGTAAGCAAATTTAAAATAAAAAACAACAGTATTGTTGATTATAGCAAAGAGGAAGACGAAAATATCGACGAAAACAGCATGAATGAGTTTTACAAGGTGAAAAAATCTTCTGCCGATAAATATTAA
- a CDS encoding alpha-galactosidase — translation MITFRENCFILETDNTSYIIRQNNGLLIQLYYGSQITMANPMPLEHKQAVSYGVEVVYQKETSPLSLDTTCLDWTPVNKGDYRAQAVEVFGPNGYTSDMRYIGYRIEKGSIPPEGMPGAYHGNETLIITLSDGQGIEAELYYTVYEKSNVITRRVKVKNTADKPIEIRKLMSMQLDLPDSQYTLHNLTGSWARECHITERLLTVGEFRFGSTTGASSNRCNPFFTLCADSANEFSGNIYGFNLIYSGSWEGLVEVSPHGLTRVMNGLQSQQFCWPLSPNETFSTPESVLSFSTLGKNGLSQNMHHFVSNHIVRGYWANKERPVLLNNWEGTYFDFNEDKLLHLAENAAELGVELFVLDDGWFGDRNGDNAGLGDYNVNRDKLPDELSGLSDKIEKLGLKFGLWFEPEMVNEDSDLYRSHPDWIISTPGCTPSKGRNQYVLDLCRTEVQDYIIEQMSATLESANISYVKWDMNRHISDNFSPCLLNQGQFAHSYILGFYRVTQVLMERFPQVLFEGCSSGGNRFDLGMLCYVPQIWISDDTDAYERQFIQAGCSYGYPQSVMCCHVSAVPNHQTGRTSQLESRFDVAAFGILGYQMDSTKLTEGERKAVKAQIAWYKQHRKLLQFGNFVRLKGISKNTKGTAWQIISDDKKSCVAADFMHLIEPNGMQPIFRFAQLDADALYQVEARQQYLDIHCFGSLAGQITEGVGCTLGDSVCVLPSEQEEYTAYGSLLCNAGIRPKQIFMGSGYNSQVRLQPDFSARLYLATATDK, via the coding sequence ATGATTACTTTTAGAGAAAACTGTTTTATCCTTGAAACAGACAATACATCCTATATTATACGGCAAAATAATGGGCTATTGATTCAATTATATTATGGTTCCCAAATTACAATGGCAAACCCAATGCCACTAGAACACAAACAAGCTGTAAGTTATGGGGTTGAGGTGGTGTATCAAAAAGAAACTTCACCACTTTCGTTGGATACAACATGCCTTGACTGGACACCCGTAAATAAAGGTGATTACCGTGCGCAGGCGGTGGAAGTGTTTGGACCAAACGGATATACGTCGGATATGCGTTACATTGGATACCGTATTGAAAAGGGGAGTATACCACCGGAGGGGATGCCGGGAGCCTATCACGGAAATGAAACTTTGATTATCACCCTTTCAGATGGACAGGGTATTGAAGCAGAGTTATACTATACGGTTTATGAAAAATCCAATGTAATCACCCGACGGGTTAAGGTGAAAAATACAGCGGATAAACCAATCGAGATTAGAAAACTGATGAGTATGCAGTTGGATTTACCCGACAGCCAATATACACTGCATAACCTTACAGGAAGTTGGGCGAGAGAATGCCATATCACTGAGCGTTTGCTTACCGTAGGTGAATTTAGATTTGGTTCGACTACAGGTGCCTCAAGCAATCGTTGCAACCCGTTTTTTACGTTGTGTGCTGATTCGGCCAACGAGTTTTCAGGCAATATATATGGTTTTAACCTCATCTACTCCGGCAGTTGGGAGGGCTTGGTTGAAGTCAGCCCCCATGGGCTGACAAGGGTGATGAACGGTTTGCAAAGCCAGCAGTTTTGTTGGCCGCTCTCACCCAACGAAACGTTTAGTACACCCGAATCGGTATTGTCGTTCAGTACTTTGGGCAAAAACGGCCTGTCTCAAAATATGCATCATTTTGTAAGCAACCATATTGTTCGCGGTTATTGGGCAAACAAAGAGCGCCCGGTATTGCTCAACAACTGGGAAGGCACTTATTTTGATTTTAACGAGGATAAGCTGCTTCATCTTGCCGAAAATGCAGCGGAACTTGGGGTAGAGCTTTTTGTATTGGATGACGGATGGTTTGGTGACCGTAACGGCGACAATGCAGGCTTGGGCGATTATAACGTAAACCGTGATAAGCTGCCGGATGAGCTTTCCGGTCTTTCAGATAAAATTGAAAAACTCGGTTTGAAGTTTGGCTTATGGTTTGAACCTGAAATGGTGAATGAAGACAGTGACCTGTACAGAAGTCATCCCGATTGGATTATTTCCACACCCGGTTGCACCCCAAGCAAGGGGCGCAATCAATATGTTTTGGATTTGTGCCGTACCGAAGTGCAGGATTATATCATCGAGCAAATGTCCGCCACCCTTGAAAGTGCCAATATCAGCTATGTAAAATGGGATATGAACCGCCACATCAGCGATAATTTCAGCCCGTGTTTGCTGAATCAGGGGCAATTTGCACACTCATATATTTTGGGGTTCTATCGAGTAACACAGGTACTGATGGAGCGCTTCCCCCAAGTGCTGTTCGAGGGCTGTTCCTCCGGCGGCAACCGCTTTGATTTGGGTATGCTGTGTTATGTACCGCAAATATGGATTAGTGATGATACGGATGCTTACGAACGCCAATTTATTCAGGCGGGCTGCAGCTATGGTTATCCGCAAAGTGTGATGTGCTGCCACGTATCGGCAGTACCGAATCATCAAACAGGGCGTACAAGCCAGCTTGAAAGCCGCTTTGATGTAGCTGCATTTGGTATTTTGGGTTATCAAATGGACTCTACTAAGCTGACCGAGGGTGAACGCAAGGCAGTAAAAGCGCAAATTGCATGGTATAAACAACATCGAAAGCTGTTGCAGTTCGGCAACTTTGTAAGGCTTAAAGGCATTAGTAAAAATACCAAAGGTACAGCATGGCAGATTATCAGTGATGACAAAAAGAGCTGTGTTGCAGCCGATTTTATGCATTTGATTGAGCCAAACGGCATGCAGCCGATTTTCCGTTTTGCACAGCTTGATGCAGATGCACTCTACCAAGTGGAGGCAAGGCAGCAGTATCTTGATATTCATTGTTTTGGCAGTTTGGCAGGCCAGATTACTGAGGGGGTGGGGTGTACTTTGGGAGACAGCGTTTGTGTGCTTCCGTCGGAGCAAGAAGAGTATACCGCATACGGTAGCTTGCTGTGCAACGCGGGGATTAGACCCAAACAGATTTTTATGGGCTCGGGGTACAATTCTCAGGTAAGGTTGCAGCCCGATTTTTCTGCAAGGCTTTATTTAGCCACTGCAACCGACAAGTAG
- a CDS encoding IS3 family transposase, whose translation MRPVVKYHVIYRHKDEYPVSSMCRFFGVSRSGYYSFVQRLDISKKETELAEVISAQQKRCGCTYGYRRMWLEKHSIHHNPKTVLRIMRKYNLQAEIRRRRKWVQMGQQIHKYENLLNRNFHADRPNHKWVTDISYIHTKQGVLYLSMIRDLYDNSIIAYKTGTQQTVNLVLDTIHLAMKKEKKKVTEELQLHSDQGFQYTSQAYFNLTKAYGITPSMSRRGNCYDNAMAENFFSILKTECIYRHKPATFAQANEMIDRYIHFYNYERIQLKTGVAPLALRHFV comes from the coding sequence GTGAGGCCGGTCGTCAAATATCACGTCATTTACCGCCACAAAGATGAATATCCGGTGTCATCCATGTGTCGTTTCTTTGGAGTATCGCGAAGCGGTTACTACAGCTTTGTACAACGTTTGGATATATCAAAAAAGGAGACGGAGCTGGCAGAAGTAATCTCGGCGCAACAGAAACGCTGCGGCTGCACCTACGGTTACCGGAGGATGTGGCTGGAAAAGCACAGTATTCATCACAATCCTAAAACAGTGCTGAGAATTATGAGAAAATATAACTTGCAGGCTGAGATTCGTCGCCGCAGGAAGTGGGTTCAGATGGGTCAGCAGATACATAAATATGAAAATTTACTAAATAGAAACTTCCATGCAGACAGACCGAATCATAAGTGGGTAACGGACATTTCCTACATCCATACCAAACAAGGTGTACTCTATTTATCCATGATTCGTGATTTATATGACAACAGTATTATTGCATACAAAACTGGAACCCAGCAGACGGTAAACCTTGTTCTGGATACCATTCACCTCGCAATGAAAAAGGAGAAAAAGAAGGTCACTGAAGAGTTGCAGCTCCACAGCGACCAAGGATTTCAGTACACGTCACAGGCATACTTTAACCTAACAAAAGCATACGGCATAACGCCGTCTATGTCAAGGCGAGGAAACTGCTATGACAATGCAATGGCTGAAAACTTTTTCTCAATTCTCAAAACAGAGTGTATCTACAGACACAAACCGGCCACATTTGCACAGGCTAATGAAATGATTGACCGCTACATTCACTTCTACAATTACGAGCGCATCCAACTAAAAACAGGAGTGGCACCACTTGCGCTACGACACTTCGTTTAA
- a CDS encoding recombinase family protein encodes MAKTKIQERCDCRKVAIYARKSKITESGKSIENQISKCRSYADLKFDAKDDDILVYRDEGLSGYYSDRPAYMQMLQDISENKIKAVICYKFDRISRRTLDLLNLVEQLKHKRIAFVSCTDEVDTGSRTGKIVMSLLASISEFERDIIAERIADNLYELAKEGRWLGGTTPTGFYSKKEYLILGGKKTTINHLEPIPEEQQIVKELFGQFLQHRSLSRVTQWTKEQKIITKNGKQHSNLSIKNIIKNPVYAVADEDTYDYFKAFGVPIYADKEDFDNKRGLMIYNKTEQTKELKDNSTAARPEYVKKRQSRDVEDWIISVGKHCGIVAGRDWVKAQDILQSNQNRYAQPNEQSRSLLSGLIVCPVCGAAMYTRKLSGRYTKEELPRYNYVCKTKFHNRKACSCKDINGNKLDEFVLQSICLMQEPYEDYFNYLYELRNSFYINYGNRENDIKLVEKRLADVKKEISAQTIHLRTASSTISDILLADIEKLSAEQGELVKKLEDKKTEPTSSAQGNFNLTEVRKVITSFSKLAEVLSYQEKMELIRLATDKIVVTANQKDEQEVHIYLKNAR; translated from the coding sequence TTGGCAAAAACCAAAATACAAGAACGATGCGATTGCCGTAAGGTAGCAATTTATGCCCGAAAATCAAAAATTACCGAAAGCGGCAAAAGTATAGAAAATCAAATCAGCAAGTGCCGCAGCTACGCAGATTTAAAGTTTGACGCAAAAGATGATGATATTCTGGTTTATCGTGATGAGGGATTGTCCGGTTATTACTCCGACCGCCCGGCTTATATGCAAATGCTGCAAGATATCAGCGAAAATAAAATAAAAGCGGTCATCTGTTATAAATTTGACCGTATCAGCAGGCGAACACTTGATTTGCTCAACCTTGTAGAACAGTTAAAACACAAACGAATCGCCTTTGTTTCGTGTACCGATGAAGTGGATACCGGCAGCAGAACAGGAAAAATTGTGATGTCGCTGCTCGCATCCATATCCGAGTTTGAACGGGATATCATCGCAGAACGGATTGCCGATAACCTTTATGAACTTGCAAAAGAGGGTAGATGGCTGGGTGGCACCACGCCCACGGGCTTTTACTCTAAAAAAGAGTATTTGATTTTAGGCGGTAAAAAAACCACCATCAACCACCTCGAACCCATCCCCGAAGAACAGCAGATCGTAAAAGAGCTTTTTGGGCAATTTTTGCAACACCGTAGTTTGAGTAGGGTAACACAATGGACAAAGGAACAAAAAATCATTACCAAAAACGGCAAGCAACACAGCAACTTAAGTATCAAGAACATCATCAAAAACCCTGTTTATGCGGTTGCAGACGAGGATACTTACGATTACTTCAAGGCATTTGGGGTACCTATTTACGCAGATAAAGAAGATTTTGATAACAAGCGAGGGCTGATGATTTATAATAAAACAGAGCAGACAAAAGAACTAAAAGATAATAGTACAGCTGCCCGACCTGAATATGTAAAAAAAAGACAAAGCAGAGATGTTGAAGATTGGATTATTTCAGTTGGGAAACACTGCGGAATTGTGGCAGGCAGAGATTGGGTAAAAGCACAGGATATTTTGCAAAGCAACCAAAACCGCTATGCACAGCCGAATGAGCAAAGCCGTTCACTTCTTTCAGGGCTGATTGTATGTCCTGTTTGCGGTGCTGCGATGTATACCCGCAAATTAAGTGGCAGGTACACGAAAGAGGAACTTCCACGTTACAATTATGTGTGCAAAACAAAATTCCACAACAGAAAAGCCTGCAGCTGCAAAGATATAAACGGAAATAAGCTGGATGAATTTGTGTTGCAAAGCATTTGTTTGATGCAAGAACCGTATGAAGATTACTTTAACTATTTATATGAATTACGCAACTCTTTTTATATAAATTACGGCAACCGTGAAAATGACATAAAACTGGTTGAAAAGCGATTGGCTGATGTAAAAAAAGAAATTTCTGCGCAAACAATCCACTTGCGAACGGCATCAAGTACAATTAGCGATATTCTATTGGCTGATATAGAAAAGCTCTCCGCCGAACAGGGAGAGTTAGTAAAAAAACTCGAGGATAAAAAAACAGAGCCAACTTCATCGGCACAGGGCAATTTTAATTTAACTGAGGTTAGAAAAGTGATCACATCTTTTTCTAAGTTAGCCGAAGTTTTATCTTACCAAGAAAAAATGGAACTAATTCGATTAGCAACAGATAAAATAGTAGTGACAGCAAATCAAAAAGATGAACAAGAAGTGCATATCTATTTAAAGAATGCACGGTGA
- a CDS encoding CAP domain-containing protein: protein MKPFKKTAVTLSCAIIAISSMSVSASAKAPCDTNKKVGNFFTCSNVLSQTTQDKNCDWNVIFKQLTKGFCINIPNFNKQNAADAAKNCVLQSNGNTGTVKPDCSKTDCSKTDCSKTDCSKTDCSKTDCSKTDCSKTDCSKPETSKPETSKPETSKPETSKPETSKPETSKPETSKPETSKPDDNQVAMSEYAQEVVRLVNEERAAAGLSALKVDVKVLEAAQVRAEEQPILFSHTRPNGTSCFTALDEAGATYRGAGENIAYGQRSPEQVMDGWMNSSGHRANILNPNYKYIGVGFYKGSNGTLYWSQMFTY, encoded by the coding sequence ATGAAACCATTTAAGAAAACCGCGGTAACACTATCATGTGCTATCATCGCAATTTCCTCAATGTCTGTGTCCGCCAGTGCGAAAGCACCCTGTGATACAAACAAAAAGGTGGGCAATTTCTTTACATGTTCAAATGTACTTAGCCAAACGACACAAGATAAGAATTGTGATTGGAATGTTATCTTTAAGCAACTGACAAAAGGGTTTTGCATCAATATTCCCAATTTCAATAAACAAAACGCTGCTGATGCTGCAAAAAACTGCGTTTTACAAAGTAACGGAAATACTGGCACTGTAAAACCAGATTGTTCTAAGACCGATTGTTCCAAGACCGATTGTTCTAAGACCGATTGTTCCAAGACCGATTGTTCTAAGACCGATTGTTCCAAGACCGATTGTTCTAAGACCGATTGTTCTAAACCCGAGACTTCGAAACCTGAGACTTCGAAACCCGAGACTTCGAAACCCGAAACTTCGAAACCCGAAACTTCGAAACCCGAAACTTCGAAACCTGAGACTTCGAAACCTGAGACTTCGAAACCCGATGACAATCAGGTTGCAATGTCTGAATACGCACAAGAAGTTGTACGCCTTGTAAACGAAGAGCGCGCTGCTGCAGGGCTCTCTGCTTTGAAAGTAGATGTAAAAGTACTGGAAGCTGCACAGGTTCGTGCAGAAGAGCAGCCGATATTGTTCTCACACACACGTCCCAACGGCACCAGCTGCTTTACCGCCTTGGATGAAGCCGGTGCAACCTACAGAGGTGCAGGCGAGAACATCGCTTACGGTCAGAGATCGCCCGAGCAGGTAATGGACGGTTGGATGAACTCCAGCGGACACAGAGCCAACATCTTAAACCCTAACTATAAATACATTGGTGTAGGTTTCTACAAAGGCAGCAACGGCACCCTTTATTGGTCTCAAATGTTTACATACTAA